A part of Pseudoalteromonas arctica A 37-1-2 genomic DNA contains:
- the bcsE gene encoding cellulose biosynthesis protein BcsE, with protein MHNFNITGLEPVAKELKSASSYAVLAPLDNLVIELALHAINPSLINDIFIVSQEVESFFDSSFSAPLNYAYEHNRVHPFSLTPETLHYSIERINSGIIKEISAYKRLNEALVFVHFNTRLLNSAGEKSLELMMKGYNDFVRRTGATLLFLISGPDIANYRFLFRRLNNVFDGLVFVDNDSAVRVLEYDYWRHSRGVIAGEHYQLLLSGNQFVVQTGTVSESKALKHSDFADEDDVWLVQSAVPEGTKLPMHYNSVKDNNDLFNKGPKVEAATLIFAVTRYTDLALLGKQCFELRKNCGRWLKLVIQNVDGVIRHQDECLFLTLGVNLILYSFSEPSRLLSQVQSIQGFKFSRPLPSSVEDVLKYTENTFSKGYLPFIEFTKQVEIHSDSAVNLGVSGVLVKLELLPRIDPIHPLHLFHIKREGDVFSIADNTVYLYLHACRENDVDNAIKHLFKLKTSDFFVQQNVISDHFYIQQECKQLRRFYKGKSVVDFSQKLAENDSYKFAPDIANSVTENINTPEFSSKSRPDAKPFIMKLRDNL; from the coding sequence GTGCATAACTTTAACATAACGGGATTAGAGCCTGTTGCAAAAGAGTTAAAATCGGCTTCAAGTTATGCTGTTTTAGCCCCTTTAGATAATTTAGTGATCGAGCTTGCTTTACATGCAATTAATCCAAGTTTAATTAATGATATATTTATAGTTTCTCAAGAGGTTGAGTCATTTTTTGATTCTTCTTTTTCTGCGCCATTAAATTATGCTTATGAGCATAATCGAGTACATCCCTTTTCGTTGACTCCAGAAACACTGCACTATTCAATTGAGCGAATTAATTCAGGTATTATAAAAGAGATAAGTGCTTATAAACGCCTAAACGAAGCGCTTGTTTTTGTTCACTTTAATACGAGACTGCTAAACAGTGCTGGTGAAAAAAGCTTAGAACTGATGATGAAGGGGTACAACGATTTTGTTCGTCGTACGGGGGCAACATTATTATTTTTAATATCTGGGCCTGATATTGCTAATTATCGCTTTTTATTTAGACGATTAAACAATGTATTTGATGGGCTGGTATTTGTTGATAACGACTCTGCGGTTCGAGTACTTGAATATGATTATTGGCGTCACAGCAGGGGGGTTATTGCTGGTGAACATTACCAATTATTATTAAGTGGTAATCAGTTTGTTGTTCAAACTGGAACAGTAAGCGAAAGTAAAGCACTTAAACACTCAGACTTTGCCGATGAAGACGATGTTTGGCTTGTGCAAAGTGCTGTGCCCGAAGGTACTAAGTTACCGATGCATTATAATAGTGTAAAAGATAATAATGATTTATTTAACAAAGGCCCAAAAGTAGAAGCAGCCACCTTAATTTTTGCAGTTACGCGTTACACCGATTTGGCGCTATTGGGTAAGCAGTGTTTTGAACTTAGAAAAAACTGCGGACGATGGTTAAAGCTTGTTATTCAAAATGTTGATGGTGTTATTCGCCATCAAGATGAGTGCTTATTTTTAACCTTGGGTGTAAATCTAATTTTGTATAGCTTTTCAGAGCCTTCGCGTTTGCTTTCACAAGTGCAATCTATTCAAGGTTTTAAGTTTTCAAGGCCTTTACCTTCCTCAGTTGAGGATGTTTTAAAATACACTGAAAATACCTTTTCGAAAGGATATTTACCTTTCATTGAGTTTACGAAACAAGTAGAAATTCATAGTGACTCAGCCGTTAATTTAGGTGTGAGCGGTGTGCTAGTAAAGCTTGAATTACTGCCACGAATCGACCCAATACACCCTTTGCATTTATTTCATATTAAACGCGAAGGTGATGTATTTAGTATTGCAGATAATACAGTTTATTTATATTTGCATGCTTGTAGAGAAAATGACGTTGATAATGCGATTAAGCATTTGTTTAAATTAAAAACAAGCGATTTTTTTGTACAGCAAAATGTAATTTCTGATCACTTTTACATTCAACAAGAATGTAAACAATTAAGGCGTTTTTATAAAGGTAAGAGTGTTGTAGATTTCTCGCAAAAACTTGCCGAGAATGATAGCTATAAATTTGCACCTGATATAGCAAACAGCGTTACTGAAAATATTAACACACCTGAATTTTCTAGCAAAAGCCGCCCAGATGCTAAGCCTTTTATAATGAAATTAAGAGATAACTTATGA
- the bcsG gene encoding cellulose biosynthesis protein BcsG has protein sequence MKLSGLGVWNLYFLVKFALFYYGAIDFNVLTNAAFAALLAIKFKPPLIEKAKHIVGAVFAVVLLYQDSWLPPINRLTKQAGNVQDFSFGYFIELLTRVINIDMLLALFVISVCFWYTSQWIRFTTVTIVGLLVVGWQGGNSQSQFVNNVANPEPVTQSQSNPQTQVITQAAQSPDQKLADFYQQQSLLMSHFPSQVNGELFDVIILNICSMAVADLNAIGVSVTDMYKDFDVVFSDFNSATSYSGPAAVRLLRASCGQTSQTALFKEAPEQCHLFKNLEKLGYQNNVVMNHDGHFDEFKGLINKYGGLDSTPFNIDSMPVALRGFDNSPIYSDEAVLDGWLEQADDCKPCAMYYNTTSLHDGNQLENQPRVNSKETYPIRHKNLFADINQFVKKLEKRGRNVMLMIVPEHGANLKGDKVQFAGLREIPSPAIVSVPVAIKFIGPDVQNYSQIVVDDSTSYFALSELVSKTLQTDVFGGNNSVANLLENLPKAPKVAENEGTIMMYVNQRPFIQLDGGDWSAYPQGK, from the coding sequence GTGAAATTATCAGGTTTAGGGGTTTGGAACCTTTATTTTTTAGTTAAGTTTGCTCTGTTTTATTATGGTGCAATTGATTTTAACGTATTAACTAATGCGGCTTTTGCTGCGTTGCTTGCGATTAAATTTAAACCGCCATTAATAGAGAAGGCAAAACATATAGTAGGTGCTGTGTTTGCTGTGGTATTACTTTACCAAGACTCATGGTTGCCACCAATAAACAGGTTGACTAAACAAGCGGGTAACGTTCAAGATTTTAGTTTTGGTTACTTTATTGAGTTATTAACCCGTGTTATTAACATTGATATGTTATTGGCTTTGTTCGTAATTAGTGTGTGTTTTTGGTATACATCGCAATGGATACGCTTTACAACAGTCACTATCGTTGGGCTGTTAGTTGTAGGATGGCAAGGGGGTAACTCTCAATCACAATTCGTTAATAATGTGGCTAACCCTGAGCCGGTTACACAGAGTCAAAGTAATCCTCAAACACAAGTGATCACTCAGGCAGCACAATCTCCTGATCAAAAATTAGCTGATTTTTATCAACAACAAAGCTTATTAATGAGTCACTTTCCAAGCCAGGTAAATGGTGAACTGTTTGATGTAATTATTTTGAACATATGCTCAATGGCTGTTGCTGATTTAAATGCTATTGGTGTAAGTGTTACTGATATGTATAAAGACTTTGATGTGGTGTTTTCAGACTTTAACTCGGCTACATCATACAGCGGACCAGCTGCGGTAAGGCTACTGCGCGCTAGTTGTGGCCAAACTAGTCAAACGGCATTATTTAAAGAGGCACCTGAACAATGTCACTTGTTTAAAAACCTAGAAAAACTAGGTTATCAAAATAATGTTGTGATGAATCACGACGGACATTTTGATGAGTTTAAAGGTTTAATAAATAAGTACGGTGGCCTAGATAGCACGCCATTTAATATCGATTCAATGCCAGTGGCGCTTCGAGGTTTTGATAATAGCCCTATTTACTCAGATGAAGCTGTGCTGGATGGTTGGTTAGAGCAAGCTGATGATTGTAAGCCGTGTGCGATGTACTATAACACCACAAGTTTACATGACGGTAATCAGCTAGAGAATCAACCAAGGGTGAATAGTAAAGAGACATACCCAATCAGACATAAAAACTTATTTGCTGATATTAACCAATTTGTAAAAAAATTAGAAAAGCGTGGTCGCAACGTTATGTTAATGATAGTGCCTGAACACGGCGCTAACTTAAAAGGTGATAAAGTACAATTTGCAGGATTACGTGAAATCCCTAGTCCTGCAATTGTGTCTGTACCTGTAGCGATTAAATTTATAGGCCCAGACGTACAAAACTACTCGCAAATTGTGGTTGATGATTCAACAAGTTACTTTGCGCTTTCAGAGCTGGTAAGTAAGACGCTGCAAACTGATGTGTTTGGTGGGAATAATAGTGTTGCTAATTTACTTGAAAACCTACCTAAAGCACCTAAAGTTGCTGAAAATGAAGGCACAATAATGATGTATGTTAACCAAAGACCATTCATACAATTAGATGGTGGTGATTGGTCAGCTTACCCACAAGGTAAGTAG
- the bcsQ gene encoding cellulose biosynthesis protein BcsQ, with translation MQRVFIKGIKGGLGSTSVVANLACVLKRSDVDVIAIDLDTKSDLGLHFGLPWKYTKGWSNEACIEDALAHFHQDNDGVIFLPFGDNDDTSINDITTMVDKCKNLNYSDQAWVLFDCPSHINLPYYPLEKNDIVIELVNCDAICHSLIYRRLQTLKNSDNNWKHYFLVNRYNSASTLEFDLFSLWQSTLPLIAPFFINSDEVIKESTAYRNVALNCAPYSIANDDFETLAGWLVSKAAL, from the coding sequence TTGCAAAGAGTTTTCATTAAAGGTATCAAAGGCGGCTTAGGTAGCACTTCTGTAGTTGCTAACCTTGCGTGCGTACTAAAAAGATCTGACGTTGATGTTATTGCTATCGATTTAGATACTAAAAGTGACTTAGGTTTGCATTTTGGTTTACCGTGGAAATACACCAAAGGCTGGAGTAATGAAGCCTGCATTGAAGATGCACTTGCGCATTTTCATCAAGATAACGATGGTGTTATATTTTTACCGTTTGGTGACAACGATGACACTAGCATCAATGACATCACTACCATGGTCGATAAATGCAAAAATCTAAATTACAGCGACCAAGCCTGGGTACTTTTTGACTGTCCTTCGCATATCAACCTTCCTTACTATCCGTTAGAGAAAAACGATATTGTAATTGAATTGGTTAATTGCGACGCTATTTGTCACAGCTTAATTTATAGACGCCTACAAACACTCAAGAATTCAGATAACAATTGGAAGCATTACTTTTTAGTTAACCGCTATAATTCTGCATCAACGCTAGAATTTGACTTGTTTTCCCTATGGCAATCAACACTTCCTCTTATAGCTCCCTTTTTTATCAACAGTGACGAAGTTATCAAAGAGTCAACCGCATACAGAAATGTAGCACTCAATTGCGCGCCATATAGTATCGCAAACGATGACTTTGAAACGCTAGCTGGTTGGCTAGTTAGTAAAGCGGCCTTATAA
- the bcsB gene encoding cellulose biosynthesis cyclic di-GMP-binding regulatory protein BcsB: MIKKLLNTFLALLLISSAYQVLAIEPMHDKTMFVNGYPESAQVSSLRLSFEKLGFNDYKLDGVNNNSRVDFTNRIDKLSTNLKLNFSYTNSPSLLANVSHLKVYFNDNLVTVLPINEQLSIVKNTVSHSLDLNAKYIQDYNQIRFELVGYYDLRCQDYFSRSIWTEINKSSHITLDQKQLAIDSRLEYLPEPFFDAKDYNKLNLPFVFASTPNAQAIEAAATLSSWFGAQADWRGANFPVVLNKAPEQHSVVFITNDSKPDFLKDYPDVEKPTVELISSPIHRYNKMLLILGRDEKDLKTAVTGLVFGHKIMTGRSASIEAINKLPLRKAYDAPRWLRNDRPVHFDELIDYPTQLQAEGLNNGPIKLNVRFAPDLFTWREKGIPITLQYRNTPESETLNSRLNMLINQEFISGFLLDKKDTSLTTAKTLLPLIANTDTTQSAEDFSLDGINLASRNELNFDFRFAVLKKGECAVAPPGGEYGVIDGNSNIDVSGFDHYMALPDLNVFANSGFPFTKYADLQQTLVLIDEVPSPKALSVLFNLTGHFGAITGYPAHRISVAHLNQDANLDDKDILVIAKPNSIANNLDEDAQTNILLDNNQRAIKQAIYNGAYDEQTTDKVQVSIKSSGDMAVITGFQSPFDSERSIVSLSATSQKAFTLLDDALMSSEALAQIKGSAAVINSQGIKTIKTDEQYFVGHIPVHTLIWFHLSDHPFVLALLSILTLLLISFIIWRLLQALTYKRLAEGDK; the protein is encoded by the coding sequence ATGATTAAAAAGTTACTTAATACATTTCTAGCATTGTTACTTATTAGTAGCGCATATCAAGTGCTAGCTATCGAGCCTATGCACGACAAAACTATGTTTGTAAATGGCTACCCTGAGAGCGCTCAGGTATCTAGTCTACGTCTTAGCTTTGAAAAGTTAGGATTCAACGACTATAAACTCGACGGCGTGAATAATAATTCTCGAGTCGATTTCACAAATAGAATTGATAAATTAAGCACTAATTTAAAGCTTAACTTTTCGTATACTAACTCACCTTCATTGCTGGCTAATGTATCGCATTTAAAAGTTTATTTTAACGATAACTTAGTTACTGTTTTACCTATTAATGAGCAATTAAGTATTGTAAAAAATACGGTAAGTCATAGCCTAGACCTAAATGCTAAATACATTCAAGACTACAACCAAATTCGCTTTGAACTAGTTGGCTACTACGACTTACGATGCCAAGATTACTTTAGCCGCTCAATTTGGACTGAAATAAACAAATCAAGCCACATCACGCTTGATCAAAAACAGTTAGCAATTGATAGCCGCCTTGAATATTTACCAGAACCATTTTTTGATGCTAAAGATTACAACAAATTAAACTTACCTTTTGTATTTGCAAGCACACCTAATGCACAAGCTATAGAAGCTGCAGCCACTTTATCTAGTTGGTTTGGCGCACAAGCTGACTGGCGTGGCGCTAACTTTCCAGTAGTTTTAAATAAAGCACCAGAGCAGCATAGTGTGGTGTTTATTACTAATGACTCAAAACCTGATTTTTTAAAAGATTATCCAGATGTTGAAAAGCCAACCGTCGAGCTAATTTCAAGCCCTATTCACAGATACAATAAAATGCTGTTAATTTTGGGGCGTGACGAAAAAGACTTAAAAACAGCGGTCACTGGTCTTGTATTTGGTCATAAAATTATGACTGGCCGAAGTGCAAGCATCGAGGCTATTAACAAACTCCCACTGCGTAAAGCTTATGATGCGCCGAGATGGCTAAGAAACGATCGTCCCGTGCACTTTGACGAGCTTATTGACTACCCAACTCAGTTACAAGCTGAGGGTCTTAACAACGGCCCTATAAAATTAAATGTTCGTTTTGCACCTGATTTATTTACTTGGCGTGAAAAAGGTATTCCTATTACTTTGCAATACCGTAATACGCCAGAGAGCGAAACCTTAAATTCACGTTTAAACATGCTAATAAACCAAGAATTTATAAGTGGTTTTTTACTTGATAAAAAAGACACATCGTTAACTACCGCTAAAACGTTGCTGCCTTTAATTGCTAATACAGACACAACGCAAAGCGCTGAAGACTTTTCATTAGACGGTATTAATCTTGCCAGCCGAAATGAGTTAAATTTTGACTTTAGATTTGCAGTACTTAAAAAAGGCGAATGTGCCGTTGCTCCACCTGGTGGCGAGTACGGGGTAATTGATGGAAACTCTAACATTGATGTAAGTGGGTTTGATCATTACATGGCTTTACCTGATTTAAATGTATTTGCAAACAGCGGATTCCCATTTACAAAATACGCAGACTTACAACAAACTTTAGTATTGATAGATGAAGTTCCATCACCTAAAGCACTATCTGTATTGTTTAATTTAACAGGCCACTTTGGTGCTATTACAGGCTACCCAGCTCATAGAATAAGCGTTGCTCATTTAAATCAAGATGCCAACTTAGATGATAAAGACATCTTAGTAATCGCAAAACCTAATAGCATTGCTAATAACTTAGATGAAGATGCGCAAACCAATATCCTGCTTGATAATAATCAGCGCGCTATAAAACAAGCCATATACAATGGTGCTTACGATGAGCAGACAACAGATAAAGTCCAAGTAAGTATAAAAAGTAGTGGTGATATGGCCGTTATTACTGGCTTTCAATCACCGTTTGATTCAGAGCGTTCAATTGTATCGCTTAGTGCAACATCACAAAAAGCCTTTACTCTACTTGATGATGCGTTAATGAGTTCAGAAGCTCTTGCGCAAATTAAAGGCAGTGCTGCGGTCATAAATTCTCAAGGCATTAAAACAATTAAAACTGATGAGCAATATTTTGTTGGTCACATTCCTGTGCATACCCTAATTTGGTTCCATTTATCGGATCACCCATTTGTACTGGCACTATTGTCTATTTTAACACTACTGTTGATCTCATTTATAATATGGCGATTACTGCAAGCATTAACATACAAGCGATTAGCTGAAGGAGATAAGTAA
- the bcsA gene encoding UDP-forming cellulose synthase catalytic subunit, with protein MSITLFYQRPIHSTLYLLLSILFTNKLVRYILFKFHSYFNQHKVNVIEAFLMPFITLLSSLFINIKQHKISFEFTLYDYYPHLRLPYRTYIYSNILRFVIQSIFLVFFKNQLKPSSVKEDAINYFYGGVSFLLRQLRWFDLKLGKLLKRLLSKNKKGPKKSATKAIADARVWQNKLVKYVILAFILFLLAIFITIPFSLEAQAIFISFILLVAYALKRVKGQMATIVMITLSVTTSSRYLWWRYTETLNWDDPLALALGGGLLLAETYAWLVLILGFFQTINPLERKPIPLPKNTDLWPTVDVYIPTYNEPLSVVRPTTLAALSIDWPADKLNVYILDDGKRSEFKEFAEEIGVGYLARSDNNHAKAGNMNSAMRYTDGEYIAIFDCDHVPARSFLQMTMGQFLKDSKVCLVQTPHHFFSADPFERNLNNHSQIPNENMLFYGLIQDGNDMWDATFFCGSCAVLKRAALDDIGGFAFETVTEDAHTALRMQRAGYKTAYINIPQAAGLATDSLSAHIGQRIRWARGMAQIFRLDNPLMGKGLSFPQRLCYINAMLHFLSGIPRIVFLTAPLALIYFNAYIIYAPFIAIFIYVVPTLIQIKATNSRIQGKYRYSFWGEVYESVLAWYILKPTTVALFNPNKGKFNVTEKGGLNDEEHYDWGISKPYLILLLINLLGIIVGVLRLFLGDSSQIGVLIISMGWAFYNIIILGAAVAVAAEARQVRHSHRIKANFPAGVRLANGHTLKVKITDYSDNGVGIETEHAHLCRVNDKIELLMSRGNKQFSFTTYVCNTRKKQIGLTLKDLSLEKQRAFIQCTFSRADAWLDWQNNFRHDRPSYSFKEVQKTSLRGFSNLLFHAPRALQPIIKFMTNTVIYINSFTPKKPIVHNNYD; from the coding sequence ATGAGTATTACACTATTTTATCAGCGCCCCATTCACAGCACTTTATACTTGCTGCTGAGCATTTTATTTACTAATAAGTTAGTTCGGTACATTTTATTCAAGTTTCATAGCTACTTTAATCAACACAAAGTAAATGTAATTGAAGCTTTTTTAATGCCATTTATTACACTTTTAAGCTCGCTATTTATAAACATTAAGCAGCATAAAATCAGCTTTGAGTTTACCCTTTATGACTACTACCCTCATTTAAGGCTACCTTACCGAACCTATATTTACTCAAATATATTACGCTTTGTTATACAAAGTATTTTTTTAGTATTTTTTAAAAACCAACTTAAACCGAGCTCAGTAAAAGAAGATGCCATTAATTATTTTTACGGTGGCGTTAGCTTTCTTTTAAGGCAATTACGTTGGTTTGATTTAAAGTTAGGTAAATTATTAAAGCGCCTACTATCAAAAAATAAAAAAGGTCCTAAAAAAAGTGCTACTAAGGCAATAGCTGATGCGCGTGTATGGCAAAATAAATTAGTTAAGTATGTCATTCTCGCGTTTATTTTATTTTTATTAGCAATATTCATTACAATTCCTTTTAGCTTAGAAGCTCAAGCCATTTTTATAAGCTTTATTTTGTTAGTTGCGTATGCACTTAAGCGGGTAAAAGGCCAAATGGCAACCATTGTTATGATCACCCTGTCAGTAACTACGTCTTCTCGTTACTTATGGTGGCGTTATACTGAGACTTTAAATTGGGATGATCCGCTTGCACTTGCACTAGGTGGCGGCTTACTACTTGCTGAAACTTATGCCTGGCTTGTACTTATTTTAGGGTTTTTCCAAACAATTAATCCACTTGAGCGAAAACCAATACCTTTACCAAAAAATACTGACTTATGGCCAACGGTTGATGTATATATTCCAACTTATAACGAGCCATTAAGCGTTGTAAGACCCACTACTCTCGCTGCTTTAAGTATCGATTGGCCTGCAGACAAGTTAAATGTTTATATATTAGATGATGGTAAGCGCTCAGAGTTTAAGGAATTTGCAGAGGAAATTGGAGTCGGCTATTTAGCTCGTTCGGATAACAATCATGCTAAAGCCGGTAATATGAATAGCGCTATGCGCTATACTGATGGCGAATATATTGCAATTTTTGATTGTGACCACGTGCCTGCTCGCTCGTTTTTGCAAATGACAATGGGCCAATTTTTAAAAGACAGTAAGGTGTGTTTGGTTCAAACGCCGCACCACTTTTTCTCAGCAGACCCATTTGAGCGAAATCTTAATAACCACAGTCAAATCCCTAACGAAAACATGTTGTTTTATGGACTAATTCAAGACGGTAACGACATGTGGGATGCAACCTTCTTTTGTGGTTCTTGCGCCGTATTAAAACGAGCAGCACTTGATGATATTGGCGGCTTTGCGTTTGAAACAGTAACTGAGGATGCTCACACGGCTCTTCGTATGCAGCGAGCTGGTTATAAAACTGCTTATATAAACATTCCACAAGCCGCAGGTCTTGCCACCGACAGTCTATCAGCGCATATAGGTCAACGAATTCGCTGGGCGCGTGGTATGGCGCAAATATTTAGACTTGATAATCCGTTAATGGGTAAAGGCTTAAGCTTTCCTCAACGGTTATGTTATATAAATGCAATGCTGCATTTCCTTTCTGGTATTCCCCGCATTGTATTTTTAACAGCCCCTTTAGCGTTGATATATTTTAACGCGTACATAATTTATGCCCCTTTTATCGCTATTTTTATCTATGTGGTGCCAACGTTAATTCAGATAAAAGCAACTAACTCACGCATTCAAGGTAAATACCGTTACTCCTTCTGGGGGGAAGTGTATGAGTCAGTACTTGCTTGGTACATATTAAAACCAACTACCGTTGCTTTATTTAATCCTAATAAAGGTAAATTTAACGTAACCGAAAAAGGCGGTTTAAATGATGAAGAGCATTACGACTGGGGGATTTCAAAACCGTATTTAATTCTCTTACTTATTAACTTACTTGGAATAATAGTGGGTGTATTACGTCTGTTTTTAGGTGATTCAAGCCAGATTGGCGTACTTATAATAAGTATGGGTTGGGCTTTTTATAATATTATTATTTTGGGTGCTGCGGTTGCGGTTGCTGCTGAGGCTCGCCAAGTGAGGCACTCGCATCGTATAAAGGCAAACTTTCCTGCCGGCGTTCGTTTAGCAAATGGTCATACTTTAAAAGTAAAAATAACGGATTATTCAGATAACGGTGTAGGCATAGAGACTGAACACGCACATTTATGCCGCGTTAACGATAAAATTGAATTACTAATGAGTCGCGGTAACAAGCAATTTTCGTTTACAACTTATGTATGTAATACCCGTAAAAAACAAATTGGCCTTACACTTAAAGATTTATCTCTCGAAAAGCAAAGAGCTTTTATACAATGTACTTTCTCCAGAGCAGATGCTTGGTTAGATTGGCAAAATAACTTTAGACATGACCGTCCATCATATAGCTTCAAAGAAGTACAAAAAACCAGTTTACGGGGCTTTAGTAATTTACTATTTCATGCTCCAAGAGCGTTACAACCAATAATTAAGTTTATGACTAATACTGTCATTTACATAAATTCATTTACTCCAAAAAAACCGATAGTGCATAATAATTATGATTAA
- the bcsZ gene encoding cellulose synthase complex periplasmic endoglucanase BcsZ, whose protein sequence is MKSLINVFFTVIALFTFNANAQIEQCQPWDAWQTFKSNFISQDGRVIDLGSEQKVTTSEGQSYALFFAVVANDKAMFDLVLDWTQEHLSEGDLSTRLPAWQWGVNNQNVGGILDSNPASDSDLWIAYSLSQAAILWDDRRYSILAAVLAQRIMREETAYISGLGLSLLPAPTGFEFDNERFKLNPSYSPLFIYQQFKKLYPHSPWHQLHEGSAKLILDTAKQGVSPDWVMFDANNGFYYDKKTSDLGSYNAIRVYLWASMMADNAPYKKELLAQFNPFIETINKRGYVPLNTFAKSGKSEKRGPLGFNSALLPLLATNNDNSTVMAIQQKLMIDKSFTQTRYYDSVLNLFGTSALNKRFSITADGTLQPVWSTECR, encoded by the coding sequence ATGAAGTCACTCATTAATGTATTTTTTACCGTGATTGCATTATTTACCTTTAATGCCAATGCACAAATAGAGCAATGCCAACCATGGGATGCATGGCAAACGTTTAAAAGTAACTTTATAAGCCAAGATGGTCGCGTTATTGATTTGGGGAGTGAGCAAAAAGTCACAACCTCTGAAGGCCAATCTTATGCCTTATTTTTTGCTGTTGTAGCAAATGACAAAGCAATGTTTGACTTAGTGCTTGATTGGACGCAAGAACATTTATCAGAAGGTGATTTAAGCACTCGTTTACCGGCATGGCAATGGGGTGTTAACAATCAAAATGTTGGCGGAATTTTAGATTCAAATCCAGCGTCTGATTCTGACTTATGGATAGCATACAGTTTATCGCAAGCTGCTATTCTTTGGGATGACCGCCGCTACAGCATATTAGCAGCCGTACTTGCACAGCGGATAATGCGTGAAGAAACCGCCTATATTTCGGGCTTAGGTTTATCATTACTACCCGCCCCTACTGGTTTTGAATTTGATAATGAGCGTTTTAAGTTAAACCCAAGCTACTCACCGTTATTTATTTATCAGCAGTTTAAAAAGCTTTATCCACACTCGCCTTGGCATCAACTGCACGAAGGCTCAGCAAAGTTGATTTTAGATACAGCAAAGCAAGGTGTTAGCCCTGACTGGGTAATGTTTGATGCAAATAACGGCTTTTATTACGATAAAAAAACGAGCGACTTGGGCAGTTACAACGCTATTAGAGTGTATTTATGGGCAAGTATGATGGCAGACAACGCACCTTATAAAAAAGAGCTATTAGCGCAATTTAACCCTTTTATAGAAACAATTAATAAACGTGGTTACGTGCCTTTAAATACTTTTGCTAAATCAGGAAAATCTGAAAAAAGAGGCCCTCTAGGCTTTAACTCAGCTCTATTACCTTTACTAGCGACTAATAACGATAATTCTACAGTAATGGCGATTCAGCAAAAACTAATGATTGATAAATCATTTACCCAGACTCGTTATTACGACAGCGTACTTAACTTGTTTGGTACAAGTGCTTTAAATAAGCGTTTTTCAATTACAGCAGATGGGACGCTACAACCGGTATGGAGCACTGAATGCCGTTAA
- the bcsR gene encoding BcsR/BcsP family cellulose biosynthesis protein → MNNLSSKNSQTLTSSDVENLVLRFGGKSDDYIEIVNKQQNKNTINKYALLKEINNELNIQTRSINDR, encoded by the coding sequence ATGAATAACTTAAGCTCTAAAAACTCACAAACGTTAACATCAAGTGACGTAGAAAACCTTGTACTGCGTTTTGGTGGAAAGAGCGATGACTACATAGAAATTGTAAACAAACAGCAAAATAAAAATACAATTAATAAATATGCATTACTTAAAGAAATAAATAACGAACTAAACATTCAAACTCGTTCAATTAACGATAGGTAA